In Streptomyces sp. NBC_00569, a single genomic region encodes these proteins:
- a CDS encoding methyltransferase domain-containing protein: MFTTQDDWDRGYADGRRYRPLSDGERSLLATHAPPPAGGRALDVGCGTGELAAHLSTLGYAVDAVDWSKTALAEATARHGKAVRWLTCDVESLDWEPPHAHNYDLITLRFVYPFLSNRDQTVHALGRRLRPGGALVVITPLAADTPAERRGIALGEDELAELQHPWPNSERHDTEGLAFVVLRGPRRTVSTAPQATCSPAGPRRVPADTRNSDPAQTSAPRNHHFNLRRRYYDQVESGRKTIEVRVATAKRTGIRVADTIIFHDHDHDHDHDHDHDAGRELDVIVKRITPYASFDDLLAAEDLARVDPDASRAQQLVNLRRIYPPDKEALGALAFEFDHRPGRPGHPLPMTPSEYVQTVPHHTLYGCLYVRDEHDRPVQLRSVYGNRLWQFPGGVTDAHGEDPLETARRETVEETGLALGQGTPDLLLTHYQHPGPRLPLGRIGFIFDGGRLTAEQLSRIRLDPAEHDMWAIHDLDEWQRLMGEVFFARLDAIERARRGQGPNYYVSGP; encoded by the coding sequence ATGTTCACCACGCAAGACGACTGGGACCGCGGCTACGCGGACGGCCGCCGCTACCGTCCACTCAGCGACGGCGAACGGTCTCTGCTGGCCACGCATGCGCCGCCGCCTGCTGGTGGAAGGGCCCTCGACGTCGGATGCGGAACCGGCGAACTCGCGGCCCATCTGTCCACGCTCGGCTACGCCGTGGACGCCGTTGACTGGTCCAAGACCGCTCTGGCCGAGGCCACCGCCCGACACGGGAAAGCCGTCCGGTGGCTGACATGCGACGTCGAAAGCTTGGACTGGGAACCGCCGCACGCCCACAACTACGACTTGATCACCCTCCGGTTCGTCTACCCGTTCCTCAGCAACCGGGATCAGACCGTGCACGCGCTGGGGCGCCGCCTGCGTCCCGGTGGCGCACTCGTGGTCATCACGCCGCTCGCCGCCGACACCCCGGCCGAACGACGCGGCATCGCGCTCGGCGAAGACGAACTCGCCGAGCTCCAGCACCCCTGGCCGAACTCCGAGCGCCACGACACTGAAGGACTGGCCTTCGTGGTCCTGCGCGGCCCGCGCCGGACCGTGAGCACAGCACCACAGGCCACCTGCTCGCCGGCCGGTCCGCGACGCGTACCAGCCGACACCCGGAACTCCGATCCCGCCCAGACCAGCGCTCCCCGGAACCACCACTTCAACCTGCGCCGGCGCTACTACGACCAGGTGGAGTCGGGACGCAAGACGATCGAAGTCCGCGTCGCCACCGCCAAAAGAACCGGCATCAGGGTCGCTGACACGATCATCTTCCACGACCACGACCACGACCACGACCACGACCACGACCACGACGCTGGTCGTGAACTCGACGTCATCGTGAAGCGGATCACTCCATACGCCTCGTTCGACGACCTTCTCGCCGCGGAGGACTTGGCACGAGTGGATCCTGACGCCTCACGCGCGCAGCAGCTCGTCAACCTCCGCCGCATCTACCCGCCGGACAAAGAGGCCCTCGGCGCCCTGGCATTCGAGTTCGATCACCGACCTGGGCGGCCGGGCCACCCGCTCCCCATGACGCCTTCCGAGTACGTGCAGACAGTGCCTCACCACACGCTGTACGGCTGCCTGTACGTCCGCGACGAGCACGATCGGCCGGTACAGCTGCGCTCGGTGTACGGCAATCGGCTCTGGCAGTTTCCCGGAGGAGTTACCGACGCCCATGGTGAGGACCCCTTGGAGACCGCGCGTCGCGAAACAGTCGAGGAGACCGGGCTCGCACTTGGCCAGGGCACACCAGACCTGCTGCTGACGCACTATCAGCACCCTGGACCCCGCTTGCCCCTGGGCAGGATCGGCTTCATCTTCGACGGCGGTCGCCTCACTGCCGAACAGCTGAGCCGGATCCGCCTCGATCCGGCCGAGCACGACATGTGGGCCATCCACGATCTCGACGAGTGGCAGCGGCTGATGGGCGAGGTCTTCTTCGCCCGCCTGGACGCCATCGAGCGAGCGCGTCGCGGCCAGGGCCCGAACTACTACGTGAGCGGCCCATAG
- a CDS encoding bifunctional class I SAM-dependent methyltransferase/NUDIX hydrolase encodes MSVEDLNAEAWTIYGQRQLNRAFMPPVPEKLNWTPWEGIGPGAELLGEIAGKRVLDIGSGAGHHAVHLARVHSARMTAIEQSPTQHERAVGTHAGVHGVEFVQGDVVDYLRTAEPFDAAYAIGTLAFADPHRALPALRQGLCPGAPLILSLLHTDLHDRGPSTTVAPREQMIPQRDHPPLATQMWVLAPQLWEDLLSEYGFRVEAIDLLHHPDDSASVVQQLIHARRLADRPARISSRPRSTRPPAPHAAVGVGAVLFSDQGVLLGRHRRGTLELPGGTVEPGESFQETAVRELREETGLTARPDDVTLLGTLADHVGDVLRVTIAALVHAWQGQPDTQPDESVGDWAWYPLDQLPDGLFVCSAQILTAWRPHLPIDHTPAHFTPFASGTAPSSTASNRGA; translated from the coding sequence GTGTCAGTTGAGGACCTCAATGCCGAAGCCTGGACCATCTACGGCCAACGCCAGCTCAACCGCGCGTTCATGCCACCAGTACCGGAGAAGCTGAACTGGACCCCGTGGGAGGGCATCGGCCCCGGGGCCGAACTCCTCGGCGAGATCGCTGGCAAAAGAGTGCTGGATATCGGCTCGGGGGCCGGCCATCACGCCGTGCACCTGGCGCGGGTCCACAGTGCGCGCATGACCGCGATCGAACAGTCGCCCACTCAGCACGAGCGTGCCGTCGGCACTCACGCCGGCGTCCACGGCGTCGAATTCGTCCAGGGTGACGTCGTCGACTACCTCCGCACCGCCGAGCCCTTCGACGCGGCATACGCCATCGGCACCCTGGCGTTCGCCGACCCTCACCGCGCCCTGCCCGCGCTGCGCCAGGGCCTATGCCCAGGCGCACCACTGATCCTCTCCCTCCTGCACACCGACCTGCACGACCGTGGCCCGTCCACGACGGTCGCGCCCCGGGAGCAGATGATCCCGCAGCGCGACCACCCGCCGCTGGCCACGCAGATGTGGGTACTGGCGCCCCAGCTGTGGGAAGACCTGCTCAGCGAATACGGCTTCCGAGTCGAGGCCATCGACCTGCTGCACCATCCCGACGACAGCGCGTCGGTCGTGCAGCAACTCATCCACGCGCGCCGCCTCGCCGACCGGCCCGCACGCATCTCCAGCCGCCCTCGCAGCACCCGGCCACCCGCACCGCACGCGGCCGTTGGCGTCGGCGCCGTCCTCTTCAGCGACCAGGGCGTACTACTGGGTCGCCACCGCCGCGGCACGCTCGAACTCCCCGGAGGCACCGTAGAGCCCGGGGAATCCTTCCAAGAGACGGCGGTCCGCGAACTCCGCGAGGAGACCGGACTGACCGCACGCCCGGACGACGTCACGCTCCTGGGCACCCTCGCCGACCACGTCGGTGACGTCCTGCGGGTCACCATCGCCGCTCTGGTCCATGCCTGGCAGGGCCAGCCGGACACCCAGCCTGACGAAAGCGTCGGCGACTGGGCCTGGTATCCCCTCGACCAGCTACCCGACGGACTGTTCGTATGCAGCGCCCAGATCCTCACCGCTTGGCGCCCCCACCTGCCCATCGACCACACTCCGGCACACTTCACACCCTTCGCGAGCGGCACGGCGCCCTCGTCCACAGCATCGAACCGCGGCGCATGA
- a CDS encoding MFS transporter has product MVATSLVCAAGTGSIPLAAAYDRLTLIQLWLVAFVVGSCHVLGMAASLSYIPHLLPPHRLLEANAKLASANTLSDIGGPALAGALIGVIGAARAVAADAVSYLVTAWCTLRIHSSEAGPRPRTTTPSLRGEIRAGLAYTWRHPVIGPLVTTNAITSTVLAGTSAIWVVYLVRELHWSSQVFALVMSIGASGGFLASLTTVRLTARYGAGSVMISALTLAPASQLPLLLAHPGPTGQLVFGCGLFAQL; this is encoded by the coding sequence ATGGTGGCCACCAGCCTGGTTTGTGCGGCGGGGACGGGGTCCATTCCGCTGGCAGCGGCTTACGACAGGCTGACGCTGATACAGCTGTGGCTGGTGGCCTTCGTGGTCGGCTCCTGCCACGTCCTGGGCATGGCGGCGAGCCTGTCCTACATCCCCCATCTCCTGCCGCCGCACCGACTCCTGGAAGCCAACGCCAAACTGGCCAGCGCCAACACCCTGTCCGACATCGGCGGCCCCGCCCTCGCCGGCGCGTTGATCGGCGTGATCGGTGCCGCCCGCGCGGTCGCCGCTGACGCCGTTTCCTACCTCGTCACCGCCTGGTGCACGCTGCGCATCCACAGCTCCGAGGCCGGCCCAAGACCACGCACCACAACGCCGTCACTGCGCGGTGAGATCCGGGCCGGCCTCGCCTACACCTGGCGCCATCCCGTCATCGGCCCCCTCGTGACCACGAACGCGATCACCTCAACGGTCCTGGCCGGCACCAGCGCGATCTGGGTCGTCTACCTGGTCCGCGAACTGCACTGGTCGTCACAGGTGTTCGCCCTCGTCATGAGCATCGGGGCGAGCGGCGGATTCCTCGCCTCCCTCACCACAGTGCGCCTCACCGCGCGCTATGGAGCGGGATCCGTCATGATCAGCGCACTGACCCTGGCACCGGCCAGCCAACTACCGCTCCTGCTGGCCCACCCCGGCCCTACCGGACAGCTGGTCTTCGGTTGCGGTCTGTTCGCGCAGCTCTAA
- a CDS encoding DinB family protein, translating into MHRIDALLREYDRARAYTDDLWKDLTPDEVTWRPHENSSAIGWHLGHQAHVAHFLVRNLTAAEPSPDPELDGLMDSANPEKFRGALPTVERLNAFRDTVAERVHARMRDIASGNVSAPQQLTVVGAHLLTALINHEYQHDQWISEVRADNLGHPLPPDPKADHVRRVDGYLLIDGL; encoded by the coding sequence GTGCACCGTATCGACGCCCTGCTGCGCGAGTACGACCGTGCCCGCGCCTACACCGACGACCTGTGGAAGGACCTCACACCAGACGAAGTGACCTGGCGACCGCATGAGAACTCCAGCGCCATCGGCTGGCACCTCGGACACCAAGCCCACGTCGCCCACTTCTTGGTCCGCAACCTCACCGCCGCCGAACCCAGCCCCGACCCCGAACTGGACGGGCTCATGGACTCGGCCAACCCGGAGAAATTCCGCGGCGCCCTGCCCACCGTCGAACGCCTCAACGCGTTCCGCGACACCGTCGCCGAACGCGTCCACGCCCGCATGCGCGACATCGCCTCTGGGAACGTCTCCGCACCGCAACAGCTCACCGTCGTCGGCGCTCACCTGCTCACCGCGCTCATCAACCACGAGTACCAGCACGACCAGTGGATCAGCGAAGTCCGCGCAGACAATCTCGGGCACCCGCTCCCACCCGACCCCAAGGCGGACCACGTCCGCCGCGTCGACGGCTACCTCCTCATCGACGGCCTGTAA
- a CDS encoding alpha/beta fold hydrolase, whose amino-acid sequence MTTVNVNEIALGIESFGDDDAPLVLLAGGTTMLSWPDALCERLAAGGRRVVRYDLRDSGESTTTDPQAPAYTLRALAADAVALADALGGGPAHLAGIGVGGMVAQVAVLDHPGAFSALTLVGTRAVAPGPPDDDLPGHDQTTMSRLFARAMPDWTDREAVAEFAAVGAEIRGDDPIAARAIAARIWDRTPGTTPPVQMANQMGMVFSRLDCKPRWRERLPEIEVPTLVVHGRRDRFFPVGNAEAIAREIPGARLLVLKEAATAIPDAAVGEVTEAMLTLG is encoded by the coding sequence ATGACCACGGTCAACGTCAACGAGATCGCCCTGGGCATCGAGTCGTTCGGTGACGACGACGCGCCGCTCGTCCTGCTCGCGGGCGGGACGACGATGCTCTCCTGGCCCGACGCGCTGTGCGAGCGCCTCGCCGCCGGCGGGCGCCGTGTGGTGCGCTACGACCTACGCGACAGCGGGGAGTCGACGACGACGGATCCGCAGGCGCCCGCCTACACCCTCCGCGCCCTCGCCGCCGACGCGGTGGCCCTTGCTGACGCGCTCGGCGGGGGACCTGCGCACCTCGCCGGCATCGGCGTCGGCGGGATGGTGGCCCAGGTTGCGGTGCTTGACCATCCGGGCGCGTTCTCGGCGCTCACCCTGGTCGGCACCCGTGCGGTTGCTCCTGGCCCGCCCGACGATGACCTCCCCGGCCATGACCAGACGACGATGAGCCGGCTGTTCGCGCGTGCGATGCCTGATTGGACGGACCGCGAGGCGGTCGCGGAGTTCGCCGCCGTTGGCGCCGAGATCCGGGGCGACGACCCCATCGCCGCGCGCGCCATCGCTGCGCGCATCTGGGACCGCACGCCCGGCACCACACCCCCGGTCCAGATGGCCAACCAGATGGGCATGGTGTTTTCCAGGCTCGACTGCAAGCCGCGCTGGCGCGAGCGCCTGCCCGAGATCGAGGTCCCCACGCTCGTCGTCCACGGCCGCCGAGACCGGTTCTTCCCCGTCGGCAACGCCGAGGCGATCGCGCGCGAGATCCCCGGGGCACGGCTGCTCGTCCTCAAGGAGGCCGCCACTGCCATCCCCGATGCGGCGGTCGGCGAGGTCACCGAGGCGATGCTCACGCTCGGATAA
- a CDS encoding DUF1932 domain-containing protein: MRVGILGLGEAGALYAAGFAEHGWEVAGFDPGDVPTPAGVIRAASAAEGVQDCDLVLSLTGARAALAVAQDAAEHLGAATVYADMNAGAPELKRQIAGVVARASSAVFADVSVIGSVPKYRHRTALVASGLGASVIADYFGSLGAPVEDLGRDPGAASARKLLRSLFMKGLGAVIVEAVDAGRAAGDELWVREQIAKELVDGEGTLERLYQGTFKHGDRRGREVAAAAELVAELGLDTGLAREISQLHFLAARSEGLRDTSRVTPELVAAYQGLATANIGDATERLGLLDSGISALWPGARAVGRALTVWTRAGDNQALHQALKVAEPGDVMVVNGEGDVSRALVGELIAERARARGVVGMVLDGAARDVEVLAEMGFPVWARAVTPAGPYKFGPGRVGVQVAVGGVVCRPGDLVAADGDGVAIVPADRAADVLAAAREVEAEEARRRADIRAAAAAVMPGGAS, from the coding sequence ATGCGAGTCGGGATTCTGGGCTTGGGCGAGGCGGGAGCGCTGTATGCGGCGGGGTTCGCGGAGCATGGCTGGGAGGTGGCCGGGTTCGATCCCGGTGACGTGCCGACCCCGGCGGGCGTGATCCGTGCGGCCTCGGCGGCCGAAGGGGTTCAGGACTGCGACCTGGTGCTCAGCCTCACGGGCGCCAGGGCCGCGTTGGCCGTCGCCCAGGACGCGGCCGAGCATTTGGGTGCGGCGACGGTGTATGCGGACATGAACGCGGGTGCACCGGAGCTGAAGAGGCAGATCGCCGGGGTCGTCGCCAGGGCCTCGTCGGCGGTGTTCGCGGACGTGTCCGTGATCGGGTCGGTACCGAAGTACCGTCACCGCACAGCCCTGGTGGCCAGCGGTCTCGGAGCCTCCGTGATCGCGGACTACTTCGGGTCGCTCGGTGCCCCGGTGGAGGACCTGGGGCGTGACCCGGGTGCGGCCTCCGCCCGCAAACTGCTGCGCAGCCTGTTCATGAAGGGGCTGGGCGCGGTCATCGTGGAGGCGGTGGACGCGGGCCGGGCGGCCGGAGACGAGCTGTGGGTGCGCGAGCAGATCGCCAAGGAACTCGTCGACGGCGAGGGCACTCTGGAGCGCCTGTACCAGGGCACGTTCAAGCACGGTGACCGTCGCGGGCGGGAGGTCGCCGCTGCGGCAGAGCTCGTGGCGGAACTCGGCCTCGACACCGGGCTGGCGCGGGAGATCAGCCAGCTCCACTTCCTGGCCGCGCGTTCCGAGGGGCTGCGCGACACCAGCAGGGTCACGCCTGAGCTTGTGGCCGCCTACCAGGGCCTGGCCACGGCGAACATTGGGGACGCGACCGAGCGGCTCGGGCTGCTCGACTCCGGGATCAGCGCACTGTGGCCGGGGGCGAGGGCGGTGGGCCGCGCATTGACGGTGTGGACGCGGGCCGGTGACAATCAGGCCCTTCATCAGGCTCTCAAGGTTGCCGAACCCGGTGACGTCATGGTCGTCAACGGTGAGGGTGATGTGTCCCGTGCGCTCGTCGGCGAACTGATCGCCGAGCGTGCCCGGGCCCGCGGAGTGGTGGGCATGGTGCTGGACGGTGCCGCCCGCGACGTCGAGGTCCTCGCCGAGATGGGCTTCCCGGTGTGGGCCCGCGCTGTCACCCCGGCCGGCCCCTACAAGTTCGGCCCCGGCCGGGTCGGGGTTCAAGTTGCGGTCGGCGGGGTCGTCTGCCGCCCCGGTGACCTGGTCGCCGCGGACGGTGACGGCGTCGCGATCGTCCCCGCCGACCGCGCGGCGGACGTCCTCGCCGCCGCCCGCGAGGTCGAGGCCGAAGAAGCAAGGCGGCGCGCCGACATCCGCGCCGCGGCCGCTGCCGTCATGCCAGGAGGTGCATCGTGA